A stretch of DNA from Desulfosarcina ovata subsp. ovata:
AAAATCCAACGCTTCATCGGCAAGATTTTTGTCTGCCGCGCGCTTTACGCCCCTTGTTCACCTCGATAAATTTGCGTCTGGCATGCGTCAGGCATCCGAGATGGATAATGCCCGGCTTCCGGGACAGTTGGTCATAGCCGCTGTAGCCGTCGCTTTGAACATAACCCAGATAGCCGTCGAGCATATCCTGCACCACTTTTGCGCTGCGCGTGGGGTGGTACTGATATAGTATTGCCGGTGCATCCAACGGGCCGCCGCAAAACACCCACATATATGATTTTGTGGTATCGCTTCGGCCCGGTTCCCGCAGCACCTGAAACGGACTTTCGTCAACATTGATCAATGGCCCGCTTCGAACTTCCTGCGTAAGCAATTCGATGATCGGTTGACAGCAACCGGCGGCCTGGATCATCCAGTTGGCCAGGGTTGCCCGCGACAGGCCAATACCCATCCGGCCAAATATCTTTTGCTGGCGGTGCAGGGGAAGCGCATCGGCAAACTTGGAGACGGCGATGTGGGCCAGCAAGCCCTCGGTGGCGATGCTCTTGGGGATCAGTTGTACCGGCGGCGGCGCGATCCTGACCGTCGGGCCATCGTCTTCAACGCCTTCACAGTGTTTACAGGCGTATTTGGGGCGAATGTGGCGAATCACTTGCATCTTGGCAGGAATATAATCGATCTTTTCACAGGTATCTTCACCGATGCGGCTCAGTTCGGCGCCGCATGCGCAGCGTTTCTCCGCTTCGGGCAAATCGTGGACAATCTCGACCCGGGGCAGATCCGCGGGCAGCGGTTTACGACCGCGCTTTTTGCGGGTGTGCGCCGGGACCACAATGTCATCGTCATTTGAAACCGGTTCGACCGGCGCATTCGATTCGAATAACGGCAACTGATTGGCATTGACTGCGGGAAGGGATTCGCTTTTACGGCCGAACAGCTCGTTTTTCAGCAGTCGTACCATCTCCTGCAAATAGTCGATCTGCTGCTGTTGAGAAGAGATGATCTGCTTGAGTGACTGCGCGTCATCGGGCAGGCTGGTCGATTCTGAAAACATGCCCGTTTTATAGCATAACCAATTGAATTTGTATATACTTATTATGTTTTTGAAGGGCCTTTTTCAGCTTGCGAAACGGTATCTTAATTGCGCATGAGCACGCGTAAAATCCAACCCGGCGAGCAGCCATTCCAGTTCTTTCGTTCTCAGGGAAACGACTCCGTCCGTGGTTGTGGGCCAGTGGAATCGATGCTTCTCAAGCCGTTTGTGCCATAAGGCGAAACCGTTTTTATCCCAGTAAAGAATTTTGACCATGTTGCGGCGCCGGTTGCAAAAAACGAAAAGATCGCCGGCAAACGGATCGAGGTCCATGGCCCGTTCAACCAAAACGGACAACCCGTTGATGGACTTGCGCATGTCCGTATGGCCTACTGCCAGAAAGACCCGTTTGGGCTTGCGGGGCAGTATCATAAAGCCGCCACCATGGCGACCAACTGCCTCAGTTCCGCATGCTGGTCCCATCCTTCCAGTTCAATAGCACACCCATTGGCCATGAGGATGCGGACGCCGTGACGTTGTCGAACCGAATCCGCAGGCAGCGTCACCGGTAAAAACGAAACATCCGGCCGCGGCTTCAGGATACGCCGTCGCCAGTAATAAAACTGGTGGGGTTTGAGATCGTTCTGCCTGCAATATGCCCGCTGGCTCAGGCCGCTTTGTTGCCACCGCCCAAGATGATGCTCCCAGAAGCTGCGCTTGCGATGAGTATTGATCTGATCGATTTCTTCCGGCATGAGGCCTCCTCTTGTTTTTGAGGAGCATATTGCCACGAATCGCCGGATCTGTGAAGATGGGGTTTATAGGACGTTTAGTGCGCCGGGAGACCGGCATGGAGTTGAGAATGAGAGAGTCTTACGGTGAAGGAGTAGCGCACCACACCGGCCCCGAGTCATGCGCCGGTGACCGTAAGGTTAAAGGCGAAGCGTTGACAGGGGTACGCACGGGCCAGCCATTGAGCGGCGAAATATATTTATCCAGGACGCCGACGCTGTTAAGCGAAGCGGAAGGCCACACCGAGGGCGGCGGTATGCGCGAGCCGCTCCTGGGTCCTGCGCCGTCGGAGACCCTGCGCACGTGCGGAAACTCCATGCACGGGAACCGGGAGATCCCACAGGTTCCTTCCCAGGATGGCAGGGATGGACGGACCTGGAAGGCCAAAAGCCATACGCTGGTCATGCACGCCTGTGGGAAGTCGGATGCCTGCATAGTACCTAAGAGGCCGCCGAACAATGCCAGGGAAGACTTGGTTGCGGAGACGGTGGAGGAAAGGCGGGCAATCAAGGGAAACGTGGTGCAACCGGCCATGCCCCGGACCCAGAGCCGGAAAAGTATGTTGCCCGGGTTGCGGCGCGTGCGAGAAGCAGCACGAAAAGACAAGGATGTACAGTTCACCTCGCTTCTACACCATGTGACCGTCACCCAGCTAAAGGACAGCTATCTTGCCTTGAAGAGACAGGCCGCTGCCGGCGTGGACGGCGTTACATGGTTAGCGTACAGAGAGAATCTGGATCAAAGATTGGCAAGCCTACACAGCAGAGTGCATGAAGGAACCTATCGTGCACTGCCCTCCCGGCGCGTGTACATTCCCAAACCAGACGGTCGCAAAAGGCCTATAGGAATCGCGGCTCTGGAAGACAAGATTGTACAGCACGCGGTAGGAAAGGTGCTGTCTGCCATCTACGAGGAAGATTTTCTTGGTTTTTCTTACGGGTTCAGGCCTGGTCGCGGCCAGCACGACGCGCTGGACGCACTGTTTGTCGGACTGACCCGTAAGAAGGTGAATTGGGTGCTCGATGCAGACATCAAGGGCTTTTTCGACGCCATCGGCCACAAATGGATGCAGCGTTTTGTAGAGCACCGGATAGCCGATCCTCGGGTACTCCGCCTAGTGCGCAAATGGCTACGAGCTGGGGTATCGGAGAAGGGGCAATGGGCCAAGACTACAGTGGGAACACCGCAAGGTGGTTTATGCAAAGCTTTGCATAACCCGCCTTATGCGAAGTTCGCGATTATGCAAAGTAAATCGCTTAATGTACAATATTTCCAACACATGCACTGAATTTACTTTGCATAATATCACGACTACTTCAGATTTGAAAGCCATTCCAACAATGCAGCGTCTTTATTCCAATCGGGAAGATTGCTATCTACCAGAGTTGGATAGGCGTTTTCGATGGCCTGACGTTTCAATTCGGTATCACACTTTGCGTAAATTTCGGTGGTTTTGATATCCTCATGTCCGAGAAAATCCCTGATATAGATAAGGCTAACGCCAGCCTGCAGCAGGTGCATTGCTTTGCTGTGGCGAAACATATGTGGCGTCACTTTTTCCGGCATGCTTGCAGATATCTTTTTCGCCGAAACAACATACTGAGAGATGATGTAGGCAATGCCTTCCTTAGTGAGTTTGCTACGATGCTTGTTGACAAAAAGCGGATAGTCCTTTTTCCAATCTTTATCAAGGGAATGCTCCTGAAGGTAATGTTGAAGCAAGGTCAGAGTATTTTTCATTAGAGGAACTCTGCGCATCTTATTGCCTTTTCCAGTGAGGATAAGCAGTGCCGGATTGTCCACTACAACATCCCGTACCCTGAGATCGGCTAATTCCTGCACTCTGCATCCTGAATCATAAAGAACACTCAAAAGCTACAGGGTCAGAATGCAGTTGGATTTTTTAACCCACTGAAATGTAAGCAAATATATCGTTGTATTCATTCATAATTGTATCGCTGTTCGATGATTATGGCGGCACTAAAAAATGTAACCATTTGATATTATTAAA
This window harbors:
- the tnpB gene encoding IS66 family insertion sequence element accessory protein TnpB (TnpB, as the term is used for proteins encoded by IS66 family insertion elements, is considered an accessory protein, since TnpC, encoded by a neighboring gene, is a DDE family transposase.) — encoded protein: MILPRKPKRVFLAVGHTDMRKSINGLSVLVERAMDLDPFAGDLFVFCNRRRNMVKILYWDKNGFALWHKRLEKHRFHWPTTTDGVVSLRTKELEWLLAGLDFTRAHAQLRYRFAS
- the tnpA gene encoding IS66 family insertion sequence element accessory protein TnpA; amino-acid sequence: MPEEIDQINTHRKRSFWEHHLGRWQQSGLSQRAYCRQNDLKPHQFYYWRRRILKPRPDVSFLPVTLPADSVRQRHGVRILMANGCAIELEGWDQHAELRQLVAMVAAL
- a CDS encoding reverse transcriptase domain-containing protein produces the protein MELRMRESYGEGVAHHTGPESCAGDRKVKGEALTGVRTGQPLSGEIYLSRTPTLLSEAEGHTEGGGMREPLLGPAPSETLRTCGNSMHGNREIPQVPSQDGRDGRTWKAKSHTLVMHACGKSDACIVPKRPPNNAREDLVAETVEERRAIKGNVVQPAMPRTQSRKSMLPGLRRVREAARKDKDVQFTSLLHHVTVTQLKDSYLALKRQAAAGVDGVTWLAYRENLDQRLASLHSRVHEGTYRALPSRRVYIPKPDGRKRPIGIAALEDKIVQHAVGKVLSAIYEEDFLGFSYGFRPGRGQHDALDALFVGLTRKKVNWVLDADIKGFFDAIGHKWMQRFVEHRIADPRVLRLVRKWLRAGVSEKGQWAKTTVGTPQGGLCKALHNPPYAKFAIMQSKSLNVQYFQHMH
- a CDS encoding tyrosine-type recombinase/integrase, which encodes MSVLYDSGCRVQELADLRVRDVVVDNPALLILTGKGNKMRRVPLMKNTLTLLQHYLQEHSLDKDWKKDYPLFVNKHRSKLTKEGIAYIISQYVVSAKKISASMPEKVTPHMFRHSKAMHLLQAGVSLIYIRDFLGHEDIKTTEIYAKCDTELKRQAIENAYPTLVDSNLPDWNKDAALLEWLSNLK